CGCCCTGGGCGCCGCCGGGCCGTGCCACCCCCGCTGTCACCGtgtcccctgccaggctgccccaCCTTCATGGACATCGTCGTGGTGCTGGACGGCTCCAACAGCATCTACCCCTGGGAGGAGGTGCAGGCGTTCCTGGGCAACATCCTGGGCCGCTTCTTCGTCGGGCCCGGGCAGACCCAGGTCAGGGCGGGGCGCCCTGGTGGCACCGCGGTGTGCCCGGGactgggggtgtccccagggctgggggggtgtccccagggctagGGGATTGTCCCCAGGGCAAGGTGACTGTCTCCAGGGCAGTGCTGTTGTACTTGGGGTGATGGCATTGTCCCTTGGGGTGATGGCATTACCCCTGGGGTGATGGCACCTGGTGTGGCACCTTGGTGGCACcatggtgtccccagggctgggggggtgtccccagggctagGGGATTGTCCCCAGGGCAAGGTGACTGTCTCCAAGGCAGTGCTGTTGTCCTTGGGGTGATGGCATTGTCATTGGAAAGGTGGCACCTGGTGTGGCACCTTGGTGGCACCACggtgtgcccagggctgggggactgtccccaaggctgggggggtgtctccagggctgtgctgttgTCCTTGGGGTGGTGGCATTGTCATTGGAAAGGTGGCACCTGGTGTGGCACCTTGGTGGCACcatggtgtccccagggctggggggtgtccccagggcagtgctgttgTCCTTGGGGTGATGGCATTGTCCCTTGGGGTGATGGCATCGCCCCTGGGGTGATGGCATTGTTGGAGTGATGGCACCTGGTTGGCACCTTGGTGGcaccagggtgtccccagggctgggatggtgtccccagggctgggggggtgTCTCCAGGGCAAgggggggtgtccccagggcagtgctgttgTCCTTGGGGTGATGGCATTGTCCTCTGGGGTGATGGCGTTGTCCCTGGGGTGATGGCATTGTCATTGGAAAGGTGGCACCTGGTGTGGCACCTTGGTGGCACCACGGTGTCCCCAGGGCAAGGTGACTGTCCTCAGGGCAATGCTGTTGTCCTTGGGGTAGTGCCAGTCTTGGGATGATGGCATTGTCCCCTGGGGTGATGGCATCGTTCCTTGGGGTGATGGCATTGTCCTCCCGGGGGATTTGAGGGTTCCCCATGAACTTTGGGGATTCCCTGGGGATTTGAGGGATGTCcctgtgggtttgggggttcccTGTGGGTTCCCTGTGGGtttgggggatattttggggttcCCTCTGACCCTCCCCATTGCAGGTGGGGGTGCTGCAGTACAGGGAGCACCTGGTGCAGGAgtgggctctggggcagcaccctggggaattggggggtcccggtgggtttttggggatgttcctgtggttttgggggatattttggggttcCCTCTGACCCTGCCCATTGCAGGTGGGGGTGCTGCAGTACAGGGAGCACCTGGTGCAGGAgtgggctctggggcagcaccCTGGGGAATTGAGGGGTCCCggtgggtttttggggatgttcctgtgggtttgggggattttttggggttccctCTGACCCTGCCCGTTGCAGGTGGGGGTGCTGCAGTACGGGGAGCACGTGGTGCAGGAgtgggctctggggcagcaccCTGGGGAATTGAGGGATCCCcgtgggtttgggggttcccaGTGGTtttgggggatattttggggttcACTCTGGCTCTCCCCGTTGCAGGTGGGGGTGCTGCAGTACGGGGAGCACGTGGTGCAGGAGTGGGCGCTGGGGCAGCACCCCAcggcccagaggctgctggaggCCGCGCGGAACCTGACGCggcaggaggggagggagacCAGGACGGCCATGGCCATCCGGGAGGCATGGTGGGCTCGGGGGGATCGGGGGGGGTCGgggggggattggggtgggattggGGTCGGGATCCAGGCGGGATCAGGGTGGGATCGGGGTCGGGATCCAGTCGGGATTGGGGTGGGCTctgggggggattggggtgggattggGGCGGGATCCAGgtgggattggggtgggatCCAGGTGGggtcaggatcaggatcagggttGGGAGCAGGGtcaggattgggattggggttaggactgggatcaggatcagggctgggagcagggccaggatttggattgggattggggttgggactgggaggaggatgagggctgggagcagggccaggatttGGATTGGGGTTGGGGTCAGGgttgggatcaggatcaggatcaaggctgggagcagggtcaggattgggattgggaccGGGATCCAGGACTGGGAGCAGGGTCAGGATTTGGATTGGGGTTGGGactgggatcaggatcagggttGGGAGCAGGGTCAGGATTTGGATTAGGGTTGGAGTCAGGGTTGGGACTGGGATCAGGatgagggctgggagcagggtcaGTATTtggattgggatcaggatcaggatgagggctgggggcagggccaggattgggattggggttgggactgggatcagggtcaggatttggattgggattggggttgggactgggatgaggatgagggctgggagcagggccaggattgggattgggatcaggatcagggctgggagcagggtcaCGATTTGGATCGGGGTTGGGactgggatcaggatcaggatcaggatgagggctgggagcagggccaggattGGGATCGGGGTTGGGACTGGGATCAGGatgagggctgggagcagggccaggattgggattgggatcaggatcaggatgagggctgggagcagggccaggatttggatcaggatcaggatgagggctgggagcagggtcaggattgggattgggatcaggatcaggatgagggctgggatcagggccaggattgggatcgggatcgggatgaGGGCTGGGATCAGGGTCAGGATTTGGATTTGGATCAGGATCGGGATGAGGGCTGGGATCAGGGTCAGGATTTGGATTTGGATCAGGATCGGGatgagggctgggagcagggccagcactggGGGCTGAGCGGGGCCTGCTCTCCCGCAGCACCCAGTCGTTCagcgcggcgcggggcgggcgcccgggcgcggcgcggctgctgctggtggtgacGGACGGCGAGTCCCACGACGGCGACGAGCTGCCCGCCGCGCTGGCCGAGTGCGAGCGGCGCAACGTCACCCGCTACGCCGTCGCCGTGAGCCCCCTGCCACCCACCCCTGCCTCCCCTGCGCCCCGGGGTGCTCCTGCTGAGCCCCGTGCCCCCCTCAGGTGCTGGGGCACTACCTGCGGCGGCAGCAGGATCCCCAGGATTTCATCCGGGAGATCAAGTCCATCGCCAGCGACCCCGACGAGAAGTATTTCTTCAACGTCACGGATGAGGCTGCCCTCAGCGACATCGTGGACGCTCTGGGGGATCGGATCTTCAGCCTGGAAGGTGCTGGTTGGAGGCTGGGGtggtgggaagggctgggggtcccagctggaggagctgagtTTCCTTCCTTGCCTGCCCAGGCACCCACGGCGACAACGAGAGCGCCTTCGAGCTGGAGATGTCCCAGATCGGCTTCTCCATCCACCACCTCGAGGTGATCCTGGCAGATAGCGAGTCAGAAAGGCTAAATCCACTTTGTTAGGACGCCCGTTCCTTTCCGTGTTCTAGTTCTCTAGGTTGGTCCTTTAATCAAAACGCTGGCTAATTAAGGAGCCGCCCTCTGGTAATCCACACACATTAACGCCATCACAAACACCAGGCGCAGCAACGTGAGATAAAAATCATTCCTAATTCTTTCCCCGGAGCTTCTCACAGCCTTGGGGAAGTTGTTTCTCTCTGTGACCCCTGGGAAAGGTGGCAAACAACCTGTGTCACCCCTGGGTGACATTGGCAGGGCTCAGAGCCACCGAGCCATGCCAGCAATTATTTACAGACACAAACAGAATGGGACCACGCCTGAACAGCgtcgtgagctgtttatttaagcagcatcagtctcattacatggctatggcaatggatCCAGATAGAAGGCCGAGGAAACTTAATGTTAAAACATATTATAAGATATTTTCAGACCCAGTTTCAGCCAATTACaaagagcaaaagcatattgacagtcgtTCTATCCAGCCACATGAAGCACACatagctttggttaaaacaatagcaactttttctctcatacaatggtttataaaagacaaagcacagagccctattcatatttaaccttctaaacatttactaaaatatacctTTTTGCAACTTAGAAAGCCCAACTCCACagctttattgttctatttcCCATGTCTGCCGATaactcttttctgctgctttagcaTTTCGTTCTCCTTACTCTTTCTGAGGCCTTTCTTTTCCCCGCCTTCCCTAAAATCCTCTGACCCCATGGATTCCCACGCCGGCAGGACGGGATGCTCTTTGGGATGGTGGGAGCCCACGCCTGGGAGGGGGGAGTGCTGGAggagcggcggcgcgggcgcgTGGTGCCGGCGCGCGAGGCCTTCCAGGAGGAATTCCCGCTGCGGCTGAGGAACCACGCGGCCTACCTGGGTACGGGGTCCGGGGGGCCTGGGGAGCCgggggtgctccctgctccagatTTGGGGTGAGCCaggggtgctccctgctccagatTTGGGGTGAATCGGGGGTGTTCCACGGCCTGCAGATTTGGGGTGAATCAGGGATGCTCTGTTCCTCCAGATTTGGGGGAGCCAGGGGTGATCCGTGCTCCAGATTTGGGGTGAGTCGGGGTGCCCCGTTCCTCCAAATTTGGGGTGAAGCAGGGGTGTTCTGTTCCTCCAGATTTGGGGGAGCCAGGGGTGCCCCGTTCCTCCAGATTTGGGGTGAGCCAGGGGTGTTCCGTTCCTCCAGATTTGGGGGAGCCAGGGGTGATCCGTGCTCCAGATTTGGGGTGAATCGGGGTGCTCTGTTCCTCCAGATGTGGGGTGAATCGGGGGTGCTCCCTTCCTTCAGATTTGGGGTGAGCCAGGGGTGTTCCGTTCCTCCAGATTTGGGGGAGCCAGGGGTGATCCGTGCTCCAGATTTGGGGTGAATCAGGGATGCTCTGTTCCTCCAGATTTGGGGGAGCCGGGGGTGCTCCGTGCTCCAGATTTGGGGTGAATCGGGGGTATTCCACGGCCTGCAGATTTGGGGTGAATCGGGGTGCTCCGTTCCTCCAAATTTGGGGTGAATCAGGGTGTTCCCTTCCTCCAGATTTGGGGTGAGCAGGGCGTGCTCTGTTCCTCCAGATTTGGGGTGAATCGGGGGTGCTCCCTTCCTTCAGATTTGGGGTGAGCCAGGGTGTTCCATTCCTCCAGATTTGGGGTGAGCCAGGGGTGCTCCGTGCTCCAGATTTGGGGTGAAGCAGGGTGCTCTGTTCCTCCAGATTTGGGGTGAGCCAGGGGTGCCCCTTTCCTCCAGATTTGGGGTGAATCTGGGTGTTCCATTCCTCCAGTTTTGGGGTGAATCGGGGGTGCTCCACGGCCTGCAGATCAGGGGTGAAGTGGGGGTGCTTTGTGGAATGGATGTTTGGGGGCGATTTGGTGATACAGAAATGTCCTGGAAAtttggggtgccctggggaCACTCCATACTCCAGGGATGCCCCAAACCCGGATAtttggggtgccctggggaTGCTCCAAACCCGGATATTTGGGGTGTTTGGTGATGATACAAAAATGTCCTGGAAATTTGGGGTGCCCCAGGGACATTCCAGACTTGGATATTTGGGGTTCCTGAGTGACACTCCAGGAATGCCCCAAACCcggattttggggtgccctggggaTGCTCCATGTCCTGGATATTTGGGGTGCCCCAGGTTCACCCCAAACCcggattttggggtgccctgggaCGCTCCAAACCCGGATATTTGGggtgctctggggacacttcaGGAATGCCCCAAACCCGGATATTTGGGTGCCCCAGGTTCACTCCAAACCCGGATATTTGGAGTGCCCCAGGTTCACCCCAAACCcggattttggggtgccccaaACCCGGATATTTGGGATGCCCTGGGGACGCTCCAAacccagattttggggtgcccccGGGACATTCCAAACCCGAATATTTGGGGTACTCTGGGGACACTTCAGGAATGCCCCAAACCCGGATATTGGGGTGCCCCAGGTTCACTCCAAACCCGGATATTTGGGGTGCCCCAGGTTCACCCCAAACCcggattttggggtgccctggggaCGCTCCAAACCCggattttggggtgctctgggaTGCTCCATGTCCTGGATATTTGGGGTGCCCCAGGTTCACCCCAACCCCGGACTTTGGGGtgccccgggacccccctgtccccccggggcTCTGACCCTCTCCCCCCCAGGGTACTCGGTGTCCTCGCTGCAGCTGCCGGGGGGGCAGCGCCTGTTGGTGGCCGGAGCCCCCCGCTTCCAGCACAAGGGCAAGGTCGTCCTCTTCCAGCTGGACCCCTCGGGCGCCGTGACGGTGGCCCAGGCGCTGGTGGGGGACCAGGTGAGGGGTgctggggggcttggggggctctggggaggggGGTTTGGCCCCCCCCAGAGCCTCAcagccccctgcacccccagatCGGCTCCTACTTCGGCAGCGAGGTGCTGGCCCTGGACCTGGAGGGAGATGGGGACAgcgagctgctgctggtggcagcgCCCTCCTACCTGggggggcagggctgggagcgtGGCAGGGTCTACGTGTACCgggtggggcaggtgagggggcacgggggggtctgggggcgtggggcaggggagggggcaCCGGGAGGGTGTACGTGTACCgggtggggcaggtgagggggcacggggggggtctgggggcgtGGGGCAGGTGGGAACCTGGGGGtgtggggcaggtgagggggcACCGGGAGGGTCTGGGGGCgtggggcaggtgaggggggctggggtgggtctGGGGGCGTGGGGCAGATGAGAGGGCACCGGGAGGGTCTGGGGGtgtggggcaggtgaggggggctggggtggggctgggggcgtggggcaggtgagggggcACCGGGAGGGTGTACGTGTACCgggtggggcaggtgagggggcacgggggggtctgggggtgtggGGCAGGTGGGAACCTGGGGGTGTGGGGCAGGtgagaggggcaggaggagggtcTGTGTTTATGGTGTGGGGCAGATGAGAGGACAGGTGTGGGTCTGGGGTTGTGGAGCAggtgagaggggcagggggtggTTCTGTGTTTACGGTGTGGGGCAGATGAGGGGGCTGGAGTGAGCCTGGGGGTGTGGGGCAGGTGAGAGGGGCTGAGTTGGTTCTGGGGGCGCGGGGCAGGTGAGGGGGGCAGGAAGAGGGTCTGTGTTCATGGCgtggggcaggtgagcgggACTGGGTTGGGTCTGGGGGTTTGGGACAGGTGTGAACTTAGGGTtgtggggcaggtgagggggcTGGAGTGGGTCTGGGGGtgtggggcaggtgagggggcACCGGGAGGGTCTGGGGGTGTGGGGCAGGtgagaggggcaggaggagggtgTGTGTTTATGGTGTGGGGCAGGTAagaggggctggggtgggtcTGGGGGCATGGGGCAGGTGAGCTGGACTGGTTGAACTGGGGCGCACTGGGGCGGGCACCGGGCGCACCACCGCGCTGCCAAGACACTGAAGGAACTCAGGGAATGGCGGGGACGCAGCGGCACCGAGGGGGCGCCTGCCCCGTGGGGGTACCGAGGgcaccccctgaccccccaggGCCGCCTGAGCCCCGCGGGGTCGCTGCTCCCCGAGGCGAGGCCGCAGCACTCCCGGTTCGGGTCCGCGCTGGGCGCCGTGCCCGACCTGGGCCAGGACGGGCTGGCCGGGGCCGTGGTGGGCGCTCCGCTGGAGGACGGGCACCGAGGGGCTCTCTACGTGTTCCACACCGCCCCTGGCACCCTGCTGCCCCGCCTAACGCAGGTGAGAGCGCCCGGCAGGGTGGGCACGGCCACGGGCATGCCAGAATTTGTGGTGCTGGGGTGTAGGGGTGTGCCCCgctaatgacagagtggcaaaatTAGCCTTTGtcccaccaaaaaaaaggaaaaaagcccccaaaaagGTTTCTCTCTATGAtgaggtgaaaagccacctcataggacctccAAAAACTTGAGGGCAGCTCATTGGagagaagccaaaaagtcccgcctgaagcatcaggtagaaaaagaagagaacaaaagaactaaAGTGTTtttgtgggagaaaaaaaagagctgaagTGCTTTTTGAGGTGTTTTTACCTGGAGCAgaccctcctgccccagcacacgcAGGTGAGAGcacctggcagggtgggcacagccacGGGCTGGGGTGCCAGGTGTAGGGGTGTGCCCCACTAATGCCAGAGTGGCAAAATTAGCCTTTgtcccaccaaaaaaaaagggaaaaaagctccaaaaaaggaaaaaaagccccaaaaaagTTTCTTTCAAtgaggtgaaaagccacctcataggacctcagGGACTTCACCCAAAACTTGAGGGCAGCTCATTGAagagaagccaaaaagtcccgcctgaagcatcaggtagaaaaagaagagaacaaaagaactaaAGTGTTtttgtgggagaaaaaaaagagctgaagTGCTTTTTGAGGTGTTTTTACCTGGAGCAGACCCTGCTGCCCCGCCCAAACGCAGGTGAGAGcacctggcagggtgggcacggCCACGGGCTGGGGTGCCAGGTGTAGGGGTGTGCCCACTAATGCCAGAGTGGCAAAATTAGCCTTTgtcccaccaaaaaaaaaggaaaaaaagctccaaaaaaaggaaaaaagcccccaaaaaggaaaaaaagccccaaaaaagTTTCTCTCAAtgaggtgaaaagccacctcataggacctcaAAAAACTTGAGGGCAGCTATTTTatttaactttattttaaaagtttatatttaatttattttatttttgcttgattttatttttacttgattttatattttatttattttaaagtttatatttattttattttttacttgattttgtattttatttaactttattttaaaatttttgatttattttattttcttttttacttgattttatattttaagtttatttttgaagtttatatttaactttatttttattttcacttgatttcctattttatttacctttattttaaaagcttatatctattttactttattttttttacttgaatttatttttacttgaatttaactttattttaaaggtttacatatattttattttcttttttacttgattttatattttatttaactttaagagtttatttttatttttacttgattttactgaatttcctgttttatttacctttattttaaaagtttatatcTATTttacttgattttatttttacttgatTTCATTTTCACTTGATTTCCTATTTTATTAACttcattttaaaagtttatatcTATTttacttgattttattttcacttgATTTCCTATTTTATTACCTTTATTTCAACATTTCCTTTATTTCaacattttctatttaaaacGGCCGATTCTGTGTTGTAAACCCCTCTGAGCCCCCAGACGAGTTTAAACCCCTCAGTTGCCGCCCCCAGCGCATCGAGGCGGCCGCGCTGGGCTGGAGCCTGCGCTACTTCGGGTCAGCgtggacggacggacggacatGGACGGGGACGGACTGGTGGACGTGGCCGTGGGGGCGCAGGGGGCGGCCGTGGTGCTGCGGTGagcggggacagggaggggacagggaatggggacagggagggggacagggacagccggggatggggacagggacaccatggggatggggacagacgggaatggggacagggacagccggggatggggacagggaatggggacaggggacaccgggaaatggggacagggaacacctgggaatggggacaggggaggggacagggaggggacagcgaggggacagggacagccggggatggggatggggacaccgggaaatggggacagggacaccctgggaatggggacagggacagccagggatggggacagggacaagggacaggggaagggggacagggacatggagaagagacagcccgggaatggggacagggacaagggacagggacagcccgggaatggggacagggacagcctgggaatggggacagggacaagggacagggacagcccgggaatggggacaggggaaggggacagggacacctgggaatggggatggggacagggacagctagGAATGAGGACAGGGACAACCTGGGGAAGGGGACATGGAGAAGGGACatggagaggggacagggacaccttgggaatggggacagggacaccttgggAATGGGGACATGGAGAGGGCACAAGGACACGGAGAAAGACAGGGACACCCcgggagcaggaacagggacaccttgggaatggggacagggacactgtggGAACGGGgacatggagaaaggacagggaacCTCAGGAATGGGGACAGAGACACTGTGGGAATGGGGACATGGAGAGGGGACAAGGACATGGAGAAGGGACATGGACACTCCAGGAATGGGggtggggacaccctgggaacagggacatggagaagggacagggacaccccgggaacaggaacagggacaccttgggaatggggacatggacaagggacagggacaccccaggaacaggaacagggacaccttgggaatggggacagggacaccttgggAACAGGGATGTggagaagggacagggacaccctgggaacaggaacagggacacctcaggaatggggacaggggcacCGTGGGAACGGGGACATggagaagggacagggacatgcagaagggacaggacaccccaggaacAGTGCCACGCGGGCCATGGCGCGACactccgtgcctcagtttcccctggcCAGCCCCCGCTCTGCTCCCAGAACCCTGGCGGCTCTCCCCGCGCTCAGCGGGCTCGGGCCGTGCCCGCTGAGCCGCCCGCCGTGGCCGTGCCCCGCAGGTCCCGCCGGATCCTGCGCGTGGCCGCGGCCGTGTCGGTGCAGCCGGCGGCCGTCAGCGTCACGCGGCGCAACTGCCGGCGCGGCGGCTCCGGCGCCGTCTGCCTGCGCGCCCGCCTCTGCTTCCGCGGCCACGGCCGCGGCCCCGGAGCCCCCCCCGGCCTGCCTGTGGGTGAGTGAGGGgcccggggggctgcggggggctgggggggtcctTGGAGAGGCCCTGGATGGGTTGGGGGCACCCCAGAGCATCCCAAAGGGTTCTGGAGCATCCCAGAACATTCCAGAGCATCCCAAAGGTTCTGGAGCATCCCAAAGGGTTCTGGAGCCtcccaaagtgtcctggagcaCCCCAGAGCATTCCAGAGCATCCCAAAGGGTCCTGGAGCATTCCAGAGCATCCCAATGGGTTctggagcatcccagagcatctCAGGAGCATCCCAAAGGGTTCTGGAGCATCCCAAAGGTTCTGGAGCACCCCAGAGCCATAGCAAAGGGTTctggagcatcccagagcatctCAGAGTATCCCAAAGGTTCTGGAGCATTCCGGAGCATCCCAAAGGGTTCTGGAGCACCCCAGAGCCATCCCAAATGTTCTGGAGCATCCCAGAAACATCCAAAGTGTCCTGGGGGatcccagagcatcccaaagtgtcctggagcaCCCCAGAGCACGCCGGAGCATCGCAAAGGGTTCTGGAGCACCCCAGAGCATCTCAGGAgcatcccagagccatcccaaaGGTTCTGGAGCATCCCAAAATGTCCTGGAGCAccccagagcatcccagagcatcccaaaGGGTTCTGGAGGCACCCCAGAACATCCCAAAGGTTCTGGAGCATCCTAAAGGGTTCTGGAGCACCCCAGAGCCATAACAAAGtgtcctggagcatcccagagccatcccaaaTGTTCTGGAGCATTCCAAGATCATCCCAAAGGGTCCTGGAGCCtcccaaagtgtcctggagcaCCCCAGAGCCATCCCAAAGGGTCCTGGAGAATCCAGAGCCATCCCAAAGGGTCCTGGAGCCTCCCAGAGTGTCCAGAGCCATCCCAAAGGGCGCTGGGAGTGTCCCGGCCCCTGAGGCGCCCCTGTCCCGCAGCTCTCCGCTACAACGTGTccctggaggagcagctcccGGGCTCGCGGGCCGCCTTCGACGCGGGCGGCCGGCGGCTGCTGCGGCGCCGCGTGGAGCTCGCTGCGGGCGGGCAGAGCTGCGCCCGCGTGCCCTTCCACGTCCTGGTGAGTcccggcggccccgcggcggggGTCCCGCGGCAGCCGGGCTGACGGGacccccccggccccgcaggACACCTCGGAGTACCTGCGGCCCCTGAGCCTCAGCCTCAGCTGGGCGCTGGACGCGGCCGCCGGGCCCGTGCTGGACGCGGCGGCTCCCACCTCGCTGCGCAAACTGGTGCGTGCTGGGAGGGGGTGGTGGggtgggggctgggggcactggggtggcactggggtcgCTCCCGGGCACTGGGGTCACACTGGGGTTATCCCCAAGCACTGGGATCACTCCCGGgtactgggatcatactgggatcGCCCCCAGACTCTGGGATCACACTGGGGTcacccctgggcactgggatcACTCCCGGGtactgggatcacactgggatCACCCCCAGACtctgggatcacactgggatCACCCCTGGGCAGTGGGATCACCCCTGGATcacccctgggcactgggatcacactggggTCACCCCCGGGcactgggatcacactggggTCACCCCCAGACTCTGGGATTGCACTGGGATCACCCCTGGACCCCAGGATCACCCCCAGACTTTGGGATCATCCCCAGACACTGGGATCACCCCCTGGGaactgggatcacactgggatTGTTGCTGGGTACTGGGGTCACACTGGGATCACCCCAGGGcactgggatcacactggggTCACCCCCAGACTCTGGGATCACACTGGGGTCacccctgggctctgggatcTCCCCCTGGGCACTGGGGTCACACTGGGATCACCCC
This window of the Passer domesticus isolate bPasDom1 chromosome 32, bPasDom1.hap1, whole genome shotgun sequence genome carries:
- the ITGA10 gene encoding LOW QUALITY PROTEIN: integrin alpha-10 (The sequence of the model RefSeq protein was modified relative to this genomic sequence to represent the inferred CDS: inserted 1 base in 1 codon): MGGKRGLLLALLLLPGLARGFNIDVGRPRLFRGPPESQFGYRVLQRGGRGDRWLLVGAPWDGDGRGDVYKCHMGPQNSSCAKANLGAAVPWLSSSAGHLGMTLADSEDGGVVACAPLWSQECGTSVFSTGRCLRLDRELRPVGTVAPTAQRCPTFMDIVVVLDGSNSIYPWEEVQAFLGNILGRFFVGPGQTQVGVLQYGEHVVQEWALGQHPTAQRLLEAARNLTRQEGRETRTAMAIREACTQSFSAARGGRPGAARLLLVVTDGESHDGDELPAALAECERRNVTRYAVAVLGHYLRRQQDPQDFIREIKSIASDPDEKYFFNVTDEAALSDIVDALGDRIFSLEGTHGDNESAFELEMSQIGFSIHHLEDGMLFGMVGAHAWEGGVLEERRRGRVVPAREAFQEEFPLRLRNHAAYLGYSVSSLQLPGGQRLLVAGAPRFQHKGKVVLFQLDPSGAVTVAQALVGDQIGSYFGSEVLALDLEGDGDSELLLVAAPSYLGGQGWERGRVYVYRVGQGRLSPAGSLLPEARPQHSRFGSALGAVPDLGQDGLAGAVVGAPLEDGHRGALYVFHTAPGTLLPRLTQRIEAAALGWSLRYFGXSVDGRTDMDGDGLVDVAVGAQGAAVVLRSRRILRVAAAVSVQPAAVSVTRRNCRRGGSGAVCLRARLCFRGHGRGPGAPPGLPVALRYNVSLEEQLPGSRAAFDAGGRRLLRRRVELAAGGQSCARVPFHVLDTSEYLRPLSLSLSWALDAAAGPVLDAAAPTSLRKLIPFFKDCGDDDECVTDLVLKATTDIVGSRQSPYILRKGRRRMLVEVELENRQENAYNASLWLHLPGNLHFSSLVLQEPSSVKLECSALGGHRRRCSVGYPVFRSQAKVSFTLELEFSCSVLLDRAELTLRATSDSTEVTPQDNEVRLSVPIRYEASLFLSSTTTLHRYELHPLAPLTASPGPEFSTAVKVQNLGCYPLENVTLHMALPALGHAGATMLAVTEVLPDNATCRLHPPDKGTPVVPVPPEELPSTERLDCSNSRCQELRCSLAGLGRGGGAAVQLRRSLHERFFSTLKFRSLRIVSSVWLGVGGGLLVLEEGAQRRELVLEVLRGRRVPVSLWILGGSALGGLLLLALLSLGLWRLGFFSHPKPSRQEDEEDEDEEH